In the Cetobacterium ceti genome, one interval contains:
- a CDS encoding TrbG/VirB9 family P-type conjugative transfer protein, translated as MKKIILIFFLVASSFTYSKTINLVKEAKNKEITKVIFQKDVKYLIYAMPLRQTIINFGNEKVEYAETGDNVQWSVMEDINSIRIKPTDINLKTDLLVKTNENTYYFIVSSYHNFYNPIINFLYPQKIENQIRRRKEQEVPLSVINLEELNNAYTVSREYNWTPVQIFDDGQKTYFIMNPHIQEMPVFLTRTEDRNYALVNFRIKQTNNGLNIMVIDRIFKEGVLKLGKKQVVIKNKNYKF; from the coding sequence ATGAAGAAAATAATTTTAATTTTCTTTCTAGTAGCTTCTTCATTTACATATTCAAAGACAATAAATCTTGTAAAAGAAGCTAAGAATAAAGAGATCACAAAAGTAATTTTTCAAAAAGATGTTAAGTATTTAATATATGCAATGCCACTTAGGCAAACAATAATTAACTTTGGTAATGAAAAGGTTGAATATGCAGAAACAGGAGATAATGTCCAATGGAGTGTTATGGAAGATATTAATTCTATAAGAATTAAACCAACAGACATTAACTTAAAAACAGATTTATTAGTTAAAACAAATGAAAATACGTATTACTTTATAGTTTCTTCTTATCATAATTTTTATAATCCAATTATAAATTTTTTATATCCTCAAAAGATTGAAAATCAAATTAGAAGAAGAAAAGAACAAGAAGTTCCTCTTAGTGTAATTAACTTAGAAGAATTAAATAATGCTTATACTGTATCAAGAGAATATAACTGGACTCCAGTACAAATCTTTGATGATGGGCAAAAGACCTATTTTATTATGAATCCTCATATTCAAGAAATGCCAGTTTTCTTAACAAGAACAGAAGATAGAAATTATGCTTTAGTTAATTTTAGAATTAAACAAACAAATAATGGATTAAATATTATGGTGATTGACAGAATATTTAAAGAAGGAGTTTTAAAGCTTGGTAAAAAACAAGTTGTTATAAAAAATAAAAACTATAAATTCT